The Xiphias gladius isolate SHS-SW01 ecotype Sanya breed wild chromosome 4, ASM1685928v1, whole genome shotgun sequence genome includes a window with the following:
- the dtl gene encoding denticleless protein homolog codes for MLFRSIVDRGVGRRRQNDPWPRYPLSSLLQDYQCVRHDEHISYGNLGDSVPPFGLAFSSAGDLQNVLAAANEEGIVRIYNTESRETPLLKEWLAHENAVFDIAWVPGESQLVTAAGDQMARLWDVKSGDMLGSFKGHLCSLKSVAFTPQEKAVFCTGARDGNIMVWDTRCSKKDGFYRQVKQISGAHNKAETNPPAKTKKRRSSTRGMAPSVDTQQSVTVVLFQDQHTLISSGAVDGVIKMWDLRKNYSAHRLDPVPLQTYPYPGSCMRMRLGYSGLVLDSTRSNVMCNCTDDSIYMFNVSGIKTTPVAVFSGHQNSSFYIKSTVSPDDQFLASGSSDNHTYIWRISDPQHPPMMLQGHSEEVTSVAWCPTDFTKIASCSDDHTVRIWRLHREMDGAQSAVGEANLVGWSRPKSPTSPSVRAETTPAKTQRTESLGGLASPQLAVCAPSGAALPLSSSTTSPIQSRDAKPAAVRQRTPSSIKQWLSPSHGSPGQVSAPVRRVLSPCPQGLASSTSPTERRAKRRLETGDGASAGCETPEQCDCVTELYPAAKRSRALSGICCPAPESRVQTDCHTEDKQVSSRQSGKENYSPRGKDWLSVMGQNMKRGQGSPSTPRSPSASKKQECKTPASPTLRSPQTMKKISTYFTRQPLE; via the exons ATGCTTTTCCGCTCTATTGTTGACAGAGGAGTGGGCAGACGAAGGCAGAATG ATCCTTGGCCCCGGTATCCTCTGAGTTCTCTTCTGCAGGACTACCAGTGTGTTCGACACGATGAGCACATCTCCTACGGGAACCTGGGGGACTCTGTGCCACCGTTTGGATTAGCTTTCTCCTCTG CCGGGGACCTGCAGAATGTCCTCGCAGCAGCCAATGAAGAAGGCATTGTTAGGATCTACAACACAGAGAGCCGGGAAACCCCACTTCTTAAAG AATGGCTGGCTCATGAGAACGCAGTGTTTGACATTGCCTGGGTACCGGGGGAGTCTCAACTG GTGACTGCTGCAGGTGATCAGATGGCCAGGTTGTGGGATGTAAAGTCAGGAGACATGCTGGGCAGCTTCAAGGGCCACCTCTGCAGCCTCAAGTCTGTTGCCTTCACACCTCAGGAGAAAG CTGTGTTCTGTACTGGAGCCAGAGATGGTAATATTATGGTCTGGGACACCAGGTGCAGCAAAAAAG ATGGTTTCTACAGACAAGTGAAACAAATCAGTGGCGCTCACAACAAAGCAGAGACAAACCCTCCCGCTAAAACGAAGAAGAGACGAAGCAGCACGCGTGGCATGGCTCCCAGCGTG GATACCCAGCAGAGCGTCACAGTGGTCTTGTTTCAGGATCAGCACACCCTCATCTCCTCTGGGGCTGTTGATGG CGTGATCAAAATGTGGGACCTGAGAAAGAACTACAGCGCACACCGTCTGGATCCTGTTCCACTGCAGACGTACCCCTACCCGGGTTCTTGCATGCGCATGCGACTGG GTTATTCCGGACTTGTTCTGGACTCCACAAGATCCAATGTCATGTGTAACTGCACTGACGATAGTATATACATGTTCAACGTCAGTGGAATAAAAACGACTCCAG tgGCAGTTTTCAGTGGTCACCAGAACTCCTCTTTTTATATAAAGTCCACTGTTAGCCCAGATGACCAGTTCTTGGCCAGCGGCTCAAGTGACAATCACACATACATCTGGAGG atCTCTGATCCTCAACATCCTCCCATGATGCTTCAAGGCCATAGTGAGGAAGTGACAAGTGTTGCATGGTGCCCAACAGATTTCACTAAG ATTGCTTCCTGTTCGGATGACCACACTGTACGGATCTGGAGGCTTCACCGGGAAATGGATGGAGCACAGTCTGCAGTGGGAGAAGCCAACCTTGTGGGCTGGTCACGTCCTAAATCTCCCACAA GCCCTTCAGTCAGAGCTGAGACAACTCCTGCCAAGACCCAGAGGACAGAGAGTCTTGGGGGCCTGGCCTCACCCCAGCTAGCTGTCTGTGCTCCCAGTGGAGCTGCCTTGCCTCTGTCCTCCAGCACCACTTCACCTATCCAGTCTCGGGACGCAAAGCCTGCCGCTGTTCGCCAGAGAACACCATCCTCTATCAAACAATGGTTATCTCCGAGCCACGGATCTCCTGGTCAGGTCAGCGCTCCTGTCCGCCGGGTGCTGAGCCCGTGTCCCCAGGGCCTGGCGAGCAGCACCTCTCCCACTGAGCGACGGGCCAAACGCAGGCTGGAGACCGGTGACGGCGCGTCTGCAGGCTGCGAGACTCCGGAACAATGTGACTGTGTTACTGAACTTTACCCTGCGGCCAAGAGAAGCCGGGCCCTGTCTGGTATCTGCTGCCCTGCTCCGGAAAGCCGGGTACAAACAGACTGTCACACGGAGGACAAGCAGGTCTCATCTAGACAGAGTGGCAAGGAGAATTACTCTCCCAGAGGAAAGGACTGGCTGTCTGTGATGGGCCAAAACATGAAGAGAGGTCAAGGAAGCCCGAGTACTCCCAGAAGTCCCAGTGCCTCA
- the ints7 gene encoding integrator complex subunit 7, whose translation MSLSTARSFLSEACYGEQELDANSALMELDKGLRSGKLGEQCEAVVLFPKLFQKYPFPILINSAFLKLADIFRLGNNFLRLCVLKVTQQSEKHLEKILNVDEFVKRVFSVIHSNDPVARAITLRMLGSLASIIPERKNAHHSIRQSLDSHDNVEVEAAIFAAASFSAQSKDFAAGICNKVSEMIQGLDTPVELKLKLIPMLQHMHHDASLASSSRELLQHLVNSYPSTPMVIVTLHTFTQLAAFSLIDIPKQLQLLLQYLKDDPRKAVKRLAINDLKLLAKKAPHLWIRENTQTLCECALTSPYNSLKLGMLAVLSTLSGTIAIKQYFSNIIGSSSIPPRLTDLVKLAQECCYHSNLAVAAHGVIVLSNIAVSCPEKDIVQLEQDTVLGVESLLMLCSQDSSPSAQATLKTALTSLVKMLKSRPHLSQSAVEFLLGQLHLSCDSSRVLMCHALAAIATHLPVLGDGMLGDLVDLYRVASHSATDKQQELLVSLATVIFVASQSSLSADVKTVIKQQLENVANGWTVYRIARQASRMGCHEFSSELYQSLRTRVASEHFYFWLNSLKEFSQAEQCLSHVEDGDYSGAMSAIAEALRSYQKGIASLTAASTPLSPLTFQCEFIKLRIDTLQALSQLICTCNSLKTSPPPAIATTIALTSGNDLQRCGRISLQMKVCMDEFRSLAARYADLHQSSFDADYATLRNVELQQQSCLLVSHVIEALILDPQAASFQEYGTLGSVQTESEYERRMMSVFNHVLEEVEGLTKKHPPVSYLHTGCLCDAVIALLKVPLSFQRYFFQKLQSTSIKLALSPSPRTQSEPIPVQSSQQLTLKVEGVVQHGSTPGLFRKIQSVCLNVTSVLQSKTGPDYKIPLDTKTNEIEQRVEPHNDYFSTQFLLNFSILGTHTVNVEASVVDESGTEWKTGPKTTVSVKSLEDPYSQQLRHQLQQGGAQPAPQRGAYTRF comes from the exons atgtCGCTTTCCACTGCACGGTCATTCTTATCAGAGGCTTGTTATGGAGAGCAAGAACTCGACGCCAATTCCGCTCTCATGGAGCTGGACAAAG GGTTGCGGTCGGGGAAGCTGGGAGAGCAGTGTGAGGCTGTGGTGCTCTTCCCCAAACTCTTCCAGAAGTACCCCTTTCCCATCCTCATCAACTCCGCATTTCTGAAGCTAGCAGACATCTTCCGACTTGG GAACAACTTTCTGCGCCTCTGTGTGCTGAAAGTAACTCAACAGAGCGAGAAACACTTGGAGAAAATCCTCAACGTGGACGAATTCGTCAAAAGGGTGTTTTCGGTCATCCATAGCAATGACCCTGTGGCCAGAGCCATCACGCTGAG GATGCTTGGTAGTTTGGCCTCCATCATCCCAGAGAGGAAGAATGCCCACCACAGTATTCGCCAAAGTCTGGACTCTCATGACAATGTAGAAGTAGAGGCTGCCATATTCGCTGCTGCAAGCTTCTCTGCACAGTCAAA AGACTTTGCAGCCGGGATTTGCAACAAAGTCAGTGAGATGATTCAAG GTTTGGACACTCCAGTGGAACTGAAGCTGAAGTTGATTCCCATGCTGCAGCACATGCACCACGATGCCAGCTTGGCgtccagcagcagagagcttCTGCAGCACCTGGTCAACTCGTACCCCTCCACCCCCATGGTCATCGTCACCCTGCATACCTTCACCCAGCTGGCTGCCTTCTCCCTCATCGATATCCCTAAACAG TTACAGCTCCTCCTTCAATACCTGAAAGACGACCCAAGAAAAGCTGTGAAGAGACTCGCAATTAATGACCTAAAGCTCCTGGCTAAGAAGGCTCCTCATCTTTGGATCAGAGAAAATACCCAG AccctgtgtgagtgtgccttGACTAGTCCTTACAACAGCTTGAAGCTGGGGATGTTGGCTGTCCTCTCCACCCTCTCTGGAACAATCGCAATCAAGCAGTACTTCAGTAATATCATAG GTAGCTCTTCGATTCCCCCCCGGCTCACTGACCTGGTTAAACTGGCGCAAGAATGCTGTTACCACAGCAACCTGGCGGTGGCTGCTCATGGGGTCATAGTGCTCTCCAACATTGCTGTTTCCTGTCCAGAAAAAG atATAGTACAGTTGGAGCAGGACACAGTGTTGGGAGTGGAGTCCCTTCTGATGCTTTGCAGTCAGGACAGCAGCCCCAGTGCCCAGGCCACACTCAAA ACGGCCCTCACCTCGTTGGTTAAGATGCTGAAAAGTCGACCCCATCTCAGCCAGTCGGCCGTGGAGTTCCTGCTTGGCCAGCTCCACTTATCCTGTGACTCCTCTCGCGTTCTTATGTGCCACGCTCTGGCAGCCATCGCCACCCACCTGCCGGTGTTGGGCGATGGCATGCTGGGAGATCTGGTGGACCTCTACAGAGTGGCCAGTCACTCCGCCACTGACAAGCAACAGGAGCTTCTG GTTTCCTTGGCAACAGTGATTTTTGTTGCCAGCCAGTCGTCTTTGTCAGCTGACGTGAAGACAGTCATCAAACAACAGCTGGAGAATGTTGCTAACGGCTGGACGGTGTACCGCATTGCACGGCAAGCCTCACGCATG GGATGCCATGAGTTCTCCAGCGAGCTGTACCAGAGTCTGCGGACCCGCGTGGCATCAGAGCACTTCTACTTTTGGCTGAACAGCCTGAAGGAGTTTTCCCAGGCTGAGCAGTGCCTGAGTCACGTGGAGGACGGAGACTACAGCGGAGCCATGAGCGCCATCGCCGAGGCCCTGCGCTCCTACCAAAAGGGCATCGCCTCCCTCACA GCTGCCAGCACTCCTCTGAGCCCACTTACATTCCAGTGCGAGTTCATTAAGCTGCGGATCGACACCCTACAAGCCCTGTCACAGCTCATTTGTACCTGCAACAGCCTGAAGACTAGCCCCCCCCCTGCCATCGCCACCACCATCGCCCTCACCTCAGGCAATGACCTGCAGCGCTGCGGCCGCATCTCATTGCAG atgAAGGTATGCATGGATGAGTTCAGAAGTCTTGCAGCACGCTACGCTGATTTACACCAGTCCTCGTTTGATGCTGACTATGCCACCCTGCGTAATGTGGAGCT ACAACAACAGAGCTGTTTGCTTGTCTCCCATGTGATAGAGGCTTTGATTCTGGACCCACAGGCGGCCAG TTTTCAGGAGTACGGCACCCTGGGGTCGGTGCAGACGGAGAGTGAATACGAGCGCCGGATGATGTCAGTCTTCAACCACGTGCTGGAGGAAGTGGAGGGCCTCACCAAGAAACACCCCCCCGTTTCATACCTG CATACAGGTTGTCTCTGTGATGCCGTCATAGCTTTGCTCAAGGTCCCGCTGTCTTTCCAGAGGTACTTCTTCCAAAAGCTCCAGTCAACAAGCATTAAG CTTGCCCTCTCTCCATCCCCGCGAACACAGAGTGAACCGATCCCAGTGCAGAGCAGCCAGCAGCTGACTCTAAAAGTGGAGGGTGTAGTGCAGCATGGTTCGACTCCAGGACTCTTCAGGAAGatccagtctgtctgtctcaacGTCACGTCAGTTCTCCAGAGCAAGACGGGGCCTGACTACAAG aTTCCCCTAGACACTAAAACGAATGAGATCGAGCAGCGGGTAGAACCCCACAACGACTACTTCAGCACCCAGTTCTTGCTGAATTTCTCCATCCTGGGCACACACACCGTCAACGTGGAGGCCTCTGTGGTGGACGAGAGTGGCACTGAGTGGAAGACGGGGCCCAAGACGACCGTGTCAGTCAAGTCCCTGGAGGATCCTTACTCCCAGCAGCTGCgccaccagctgcagcagggtGGAGCCCAGCCTGCTCCACAGAGGGGAGCATACACCCGCTTCTAG